In a single window of the Phycisphaerales bacterium genome:
- a CDS encoding J domain-containing protein: MWIVSIIAAGVIALCLWFMRMDKRRAYVRQRIPFGLTPREIECAIVQLQGQPTERRYSVDGALTLTYRCGDLRVVEAHKATDDMWTEWMPFEFVVTAKLFDNISLVGLHMLVPSQVTLSMEVIKSFKQFAATELASLVAVLERAEAEWAREHRSKAPHQESQNAAPVTSTDDSNFDLLGLKPGATWPEVQAAFRTISMQFHPDRMVGLPPHLVELGTKRFNEASVAYQRLRVQLGSQA, from the coding sequence ATGTGGATCGTGAGCATCATCGCCGCTGGAGTCATCGCCTTGTGTCTGTGGTTCATGAGGATGGATAAACGCAGAGCGTATGTGAGGCAGCGCATTCCTTTTGGTCTGACACCGCGAGAGATCGAGTGTGCCATTGTGCAGTTGCAGGGGCAGCCGACGGAGCGGCGCTACAGCGTCGATGGTGCCCTCACGCTGACCTACCGCTGTGGCGATCTGCGAGTCGTTGAAGCACACAAGGCCACGGACGACATGTGGACGGAGTGGATGCCTTTCGAGTTCGTGGTGACGGCCAAGCTCTTCGACAATATATCGCTCGTGGGTCTTCACATGCTCGTTCCCTCACAGGTCACGCTGTCGATGGAAGTCATCAAGTCGTTCAAGCAGTTCGCGGCCACCGAACTTGCGAGCCTCGTGGCAGTATTGGAGCGGGCCGAGGCTGAATGGGCGCGAGAACACCGGTCGAAGGCTCCGCATCAGGAATCGCAGAATGCTGCTCCGGTGACATCGACGGATGACAGCAATTTCGACCTGCTCGGTCTCAAGCCCGGCGCGACTTGGCCTGAGGTGCAGGCCGCATTCCGCACCATCTCCATGCAGTTTCACCCGGATCGCATGGTGGGGCTGCCCCCTCACCTCGTCGAACTCGGCACCAAGCGTTTTAACGAGGCCTCGGTCGCCTACCAGCGGCTGCGAGTGCAGCTCGGATCGCAAGCCTGA
- a CDS encoding ParB/RepB/Spo0J family partition protein has translation MSRILDLASLAGSIHSVKVKDIVRRPQVRDCRSQEDRLVLAQSIAQNGIYVPLIGHWEDGQPVLDDGYGRLEAAESVGFDAVPMILTDRVPTPAELITLQLVVNTARSDLTVMEKSRAYARLMQETGWSAAEMSVKLGKPSPSTISKLLTLQLLPKEVQDLADAGRLPMSSAYAIATIADAAERARLVQGVIDGKLTRDQLVAESKIVKSGRRSTQSRQPRQVKRERVLIRLGEGRSVSLSAPSITAEDIVSWLTELAERIRSAGVDGRPLADIVAEVSCKPK, from the coding sequence ATGAGCCGCATACTGGACCTTGCCTCCCTGGCCGGATCGATTCACTCCGTGAAGGTGAAGGACATCGTCCGGCGGCCCCAGGTGCGGGATTGTCGAAGTCAAGAAGACAGGTTGGTGCTGGCGCAAAGCATCGCGCAGAACGGCATCTATGTACCGCTGATCGGCCATTGGGAAGATGGCCAACCAGTGCTCGATGACGGCTACGGACGGCTGGAGGCCGCCGAGTCCGTGGGCTTTGACGCCGTTCCCATGATCCTTACTGATCGTGTGCCCACACCGGCCGAGCTTATCACGCTTCAACTCGTGGTCAACACAGCGCGATCGGATCTCACAGTTATGGAGAAGTCGCGAGCGTACGCCCGGCTGATGCAGGAGACCGGATGGTCAGCGGCGGAAATGTCCGTAAAGCTTGGGAAGCCGTCGCCATCAACGATCTCCAAGCTGCTCACACTTCAGCTACTTCCAAAGGAGGTTCAGGACTTGGCGGACGCTGGTCGTCTTCCTATGAGCAGTGCCTACGCCATTGCGACCATAGCGGATGCTGCCGAGCGTGCTCGTCTGGTTCAGGGAGTAATCGATGGCAAGCTCACGCGTGATCAACTTGTCGCAGAATCGAAGATCGTCAAGAGCGGACGCCGTTCGACTCAGTCTCGCCAGCCGCGACAGGTGAAACGCGAGCGCGTCCTTATCCGACTCGGGGAAGGACGTTCCGTGTCTCTCTCTGCTCCGAGCATCACGGCTGAGGACATCGTGTCCTGGCTGACAGAGCTTGCGGAGCGGATCAGGAGCGCCGGTGTCGATGGTCGTCCGCTGGCAGACATCGTGGCCGAAGTGTCATGCAAACCCAAGTAG
- a CDS encoding sigma-70 family RNA polymerase sigma factor, with amino-acid sequence MTMEKPEGSFHDDPEINALVIEILDSLLPVVKEMMKGSALHQFVSPEDIVQEVVIQCRPALAKFEQRTDDLKGDMRKLINAIARNTVRKWARKFKTHLPAIEDAVLEQAKRDGHTPSRTVGKEQSLDAVQDCLSKLDVSARDIILRRIVLEQTFNEIADALDKSPGQVDGLYRRALKSMREMLGSSQAYQFASSHG; translated from the coding sequence ATGACGATGGAGAAACCGGAAGGCTCGTTTCACGATGACCCGGAGATCAATGCCCTTGTCATCGAGATACTGGACAGCCTTCTGCCAGTGGTGAAAGAGATGATGAAGGGGTCCGCCCTTCACCAGTTCGTGTCGCCCGAGGACATCGTGCAGGAGGTCGTCATCCAGTGTCGTCCGGCACTTGCTAAATTTGAGCAGCGAACCGACGATTTGAAAGGTGACATGCGGAAGCTGATCAACGCGATCGCTCGAAATACCGTCAGGAAATGGGCACGCAAGTTCAAGACACACTTGCCTGCCATTGAAGATGCGGTTCTGGAGCAGGCGAAGCGCGATGGCCATACCCCCAGCCGTACCGTGGGGAAGGAGCAGTCACTGGATGCCGTTCAAGATTGCCTGTCCAAGCTGGATGTGTCGGCACGAGACATCATCCTGCGCCGTATTGTCCTCGAACAGACATTCAACGAGATAGCCGACGCACTGGACAAGTCCCCAGGACAGGTTGACGGCCTGTACCGGAGAGCCCTGAAAAGCATGCGCGAGATGCTCGGAAGCAGCCAGGCATACCAGTTCGCCTCCAGCCACGGATAA
- a CDS encoding protein kinase, giving the protein MSEHATPEPDPRPSESPGWSTVAVMSHADSAASDDSLFPQAFGGYTLLRCIGAGSFGQVFLAHNDGTWDTCAIKVLAGHRLQNESARQRFELEARIGSELRHPNILPVIDQGMVHGQPFIVMPFVDGTDLQRLIGKHPLEVSRAVELVRLIADAVHVAHKEGYLHRDIKPENILIERETGKPFIADFGLAKATNAPLGISGTEDVIGTQPYMPPEQIDPVLGDITAATDVYALGVTLYQALTGRTPFPRQDRSNRDIKTQIAWDQPIPPSVLNPLVPADLDLVCLVCLQKSQHDRYRSAAELAADLNRFESGRPVEACLPGGMKLLWRRAQRRPLQAAAMLVLLVLATAGIWSAGLYANRATRAETNLVDAEGRADHAEVTADLAVKRKAMREYVADMRDVAYAREAHEVSRMEELLHRHRPVEGGEDLRGLEWYYWDQVLQGLCHRIEAEPGIRCLAITDDDRLLATADMVHASLWNLETGDRLFQFQIGPRRQGQSAKALVEACDAVAFSPDGKLVAATCYVTSGQNRLAYLRVWDTTTGAERLAVTDNGDISGQAVAFSPDGSRVVAGGYHGSWVCWDLSTGARAGAGGGIDPNEPYPPAVSHPVTRLHFSDNDRFIETTDTTIRRSVWLSSGTASQRGSRSAQRMWPTSRQGLVIGAMLGQGSIRLLSSPAQGAFDDTPRQTPFDDRFKATSIYMHGQKLIAGCSDNVVRVWTVHPGRTSDDPRELLGATDTLVSAGFGTRLTVAATRSGTICVWDRRSGTSPFTAKTSASTYSEPWQQEREYGSTQSPSGRLRTRLNPDTGSVSLLDADGRILVGHMGSTSSAGEVLYSPTERFLAFRGSRSADWARPAYFSDDTVFLWDVQRAKRLATIPYPQGTHIVPWCFSPDESLFASASIASAAVVVETGSGRETAQLAILGIIELMFSPDGERLALGARKQFAVWDLASSSWVLRADQGARGLKFDASGSLVTMQSFDDHQVTLVAELASGQIRTADSTTTPKVMPTSGDGRRFYAFDEGILRVYVADSEDDEPILTVPASGLPVDPSELAAHLDARVAAWKR; this is encoded by the coding sequence ATGAGCGAGCACGCCACTCCCGAGCCAGATCCGCGCCCGTCGGAGTCACCGGGCTGGTCCACGGTTGCGGTCATGTCGCACGCCGATTCGGCGGCTTCGGACGATTCGCTGTTCCCTCAGGCGTTCGGCGGCTACACCCTGTTGCGCTGCATTGGTGCCGGAAGCTTCGGCCAGGTGTTCCTTGCCCACAACGACGGGACATGGGACACATGCGCGATCAAGGTTCTTGCTGGACATCGGCTCCAGAATGAATCCGCACGCCAGCGGTTTGAACTTGAAGCCCGCATCGGCTCTGAACTCAGACACCCCAACATCCTGCCTGTCATCGACCAGGGCATGGTGCACGGGCAGCCGTTCATCGTCATGCCATTCGTGGATGGCACGGACCTCCAGCGGCTCATCGGCAAGCATCCGCTGGAAGTGTCGCGGGCAGTGGAACTGGTCCGCCTGATCGCCGACGCCGTCCATGTCGCTCACAAGGAGGGCTACCTACACCGGGATATCAAGCCGGAGAACATCCTGATCGAGCGCGAGACGGGCAAGCCGTTCATCGCGGATTTCGGCCTTGCGAAGGCCACCAACGCGCCGCTGGGCATCTCCGGCACAGAGGATGTCATCGGCACGCAGCCCTACATGCCTCCGGAGCAGATCGATCCCGTGCTGGGGGACATCACGGCCGCGACGGATGTGTACGCGCTCGGCGTGACCCTATACCAGGCCCTCACCGGACGCACGCCGTTCCCGCGACAAGACCGGTCGAACCGCGATATTAAAACGCAGATCGCCTGGGACCAACCCATTCCTCCGTCGGTGCTCAATCCACTGGTCCCAGCAGACCTCGATCTCGTCTGCCTGGTCTGCCTTCAAAAATCCCAGCATGATCGTTACCGGTCGGCCGCCGAACTCGCCGCCGATCTGAATCGATTCGAGAGTGGACGACCCGTAGAAGCCTGCTTGCCCGGAGGCATGAAGTTGCTCTGGCGACGGGCACAGCGCCGACCGCTACAGGCGGCTGCCATGCTTGTGCTGCTCGTCCTGGCGACGGCCGGTATCTGGTCAGCCGGGTTGTATGCAAACAGAGCGACACGGGCCGAAACGAATCTGGTCGATGCCGAGGGCCGGGCCGACCATGCAGAAGTCACGGCCGATCTTGCGGTCAAACGAAAGGCGATGCGCGAGTATGTCGCCGACATGCGCGATGTGGCGTACGCCAGGGAGGCTCATGAGGTGAGCCGGATGGAGGAGCTACTCCACCGGCATCGCCCTGTTGAGGGCGGGGAGGATCTCCGAGGACTGGAGTGGTACTACTGGGACCAGGTGCTTCAAGGTTTGTGTCATCGAATCGAGGCGGAGCCGGGCATCCGCTGTCTTGCGATCACCGACGACGACCGCCTGCTGGCAACGGCGGACATGGTCCACGCCAGCCTGTGGAACCTGGAGACTGGCGATCGCCTGTTCCAGTTCCAGATCGGCCCTCGCAGGCAGGGACAGAGCGCCAAAGCGCTTGTTGAGGCGTGCGACGCCGTGGCGTTCAGCCCGGATGGCAAGCTGGTCGCGGCGACATGCTATGTCACGAGTGGCCAGAACCGTTTGGCGTATCTGCGCGTCTGGGACACCACGACCGGAGCCGAGCGTCTTGCCGTTACTGACAATGGCGACATCAGTGGGCAAGCTGTGGCTTTCAGCCCGGATGGCTCCCGGGTGGTTGCCGGGGGATACCACGGCAGCTGGGTGTGCTGGGATTTGTCAACCGGAGCACGAGCCGGGGCCGGTGGTGGGATTGATCCCAATGAACCTTACCCACCTGCGGTCTCACACCCCGTCACCCGGCTGCATTTCAGCGACAACGACCGGTTCATAGAGACGACGGATACGACGATCCGCCGTTCGGTGTGGCTTTCTTCAGGAACTGCTTCGCAGCGAGGCTCACGGTCAGCCCAGCGTATGTGGCCGACGAGCCGCCAAGGCTTGGTTATCGGGGCGATGCTGGGTCAAGGGTCCATCCGGCTTCTGTCATCGCCGGCGCAGGGTGCGTTCGACGATACGCCGAGGCAGACGCCCTTCGATGACCGTTTCAAAGCAACCAGCATCTATATGCATGGACAAAAGCTGATTGCGGGGTGCTCCGACAATGTCGTCCGCGTCTGGACCGTACACCCAGGCAGGACATCGGATGACCCACGCGAACTGCTCGGTGCCACGGACACACTCGTTTCCGCCGGATTCGGGACGCGCCTCACTGTTGCGGCAACACGCAGTGGAACGATCTGCGTTTGGGACCGTAGATCCGGCACAAGCCCATTTACTGCCAAAACCAGCGCGTCCACATACTCCGAGCCGTGGCAACAAGAACGAGAGTACGGCTCGACGCAAAGCCCATCCGGGCGGCTGCGCACCCGCCTCAACCCCGACACCGGGAGCGTCTCCCTTCTCGATGCAGATGGCCGGATTCTGGTCGGACACATGGGCAGCACTTCAAGCGCGGGAGAAGTGCTGTACAGCCCGACCGAGCGTTTCCTCGCTTTCCGGGGGAGTCGGTCGGCGGACTGGGCGAGACCCGCCTACTTTTCTGACGACACTGTTTTCCTATGGGATGTTCAGCGTGCGAAGCGGCTGGCGACCATTCCTTACCCGCAGGGGACCCACATCGTTCCGTGGTGCTTCTCGCCCGATGAGAGCCTGTTCGCTTCCGCCAGCATCGCAAGCGCCGCGGTTGTCGTCGAGACCGGCTCGGGCCGGGAGACGGCTCAACTTGCTATTCTCGGCATCATTGAACTCATGTTCAGCCCGGACGGCGAGCGACTGGCTCTCGGCGCTCGCAAGCAGTTCGCCGTCTGGGACCTCGCATCCTCAAGCTGGGTGCTCCGTGCTGATCAGGGGGCGCGAGGCCTGAAGTTCGACGCGTCGGGCAGCCTCGTCACCATGCAGTCGTTCGATGACCACCAGGTGACGCTCGTTGCTGAGCTGGCTTCGGGTCAGATCCGAACCGCCGACTCAACAACCACGCCCAAAGTGATGCCGACCTCCGGTGACGGCCGTCGTTTCTACGCCTTCGATGAAGGTATCCTGCGGGTCTATGTCGCTGATTCGGAAGATGACGAGCCGATCCTGACCGTCCCGGCTTCCGGCTTGCCGGTGGACCCATCGGAACTGGCAGCCCACCTTGATGCGCGCGTTGCAGCATGGAAGCGGTGA
- a CDS encoding relaxase domain-containing protein has product MLRIIQNNTPAGAKSYYSTADYYAEGQELVGLWRGDAAARLGLSGKVQQADWDALCDNLNPATGEALTPRRRADRRVGYDFNFHVPKSVSTLYGLTRDERILDAFRESVGETMHDMESEMQARVRADGRNEDRTTGNMVWGEFVHFTARPVNGIPDPHLHAHCFVFNATWDHDESRWKAGQFAGLKRDAPYFEAVFHSRLARRLQELGLPTVRTRSGWEIAGIPDTAIQRFSRRTALIEDAAREAGVTDPEAKGELGAKTRERKARNLTLDELRREWRDRLEPAEAAALALRAGHIGEESYPEQPAAAREAADQAIGHCFERSAVVPERRLLADAMKRAVGIASPETVTQAVAKRGLIIAERDGRRLATTREVLAEESRMLAFARNGRGTCRPLAPEHAIHREWLNDAQRKAVRHVLESRDRVILVRGAAGTGKTSMMQEAAEGIESTGTRVFTFAPSADASRGVLRQEGFDGADTVSRLLVDERLQAEIRGQVIWIDEAGLLSSRMMAKVFDLAGKLDVRVVLSGDRRQHGSVERGAALRLLEEEAGIRPAELRDIQRQRGDYKAAVAALGDGRTDEGFRRLDQLGWIREVGDTDRYRVLAEDYAAIVKQGKTALVVSPTHLEGEWITGEIRERLRHAGTLRGGDRSFTVLESTNLTEADRRDELNYSPGGVLVFHQNTKGHRKGDRVAVGDAPLPLDQAARFQLFRTGELSLTAGDRIRITRNGTTLDGKHRLNNGAIYEIKRFDAKGNIVLANNWVVSREYGHLAHGYCTTSHASQGKTVDRVLIGQSSDSLPASSREQFYVSVSRGREQATIYTDDREALLAAVDRSDDRMTATELVAGRLRREPYRSPETAPHRPAGREEMSHER; this is encoded by the coding sequence ATGCTGCGCATCATCCAGAACAACACGCCCGCCGGTGCAAAGAGCTACTACTCAACCGCCGACTACTACGCGGAAGGACAGGAACTCGTCGGGCTCTGGCGGGGCGATGCCGCTGCAAGGCTAGGGCTTTCGGGCAAGGTGCAGCAGGCCGACTGGGATGCGCTCTGTGACAATCTCAATCCGGCGACCGGCGAAGCTCTGACGCCGAGACGGAGAGCCGATCGGCGTGTCGGTTATGACTTCAACTTCCATGTGCCCAAGAGCGTGTCGACCCTTTACGGCCTGACGCGCGACGAGCGGATACTGGACGCCTTCCGCGAATCGGTCGGCGAGACGATGCACGACATGGAGTCGGAGATGCAGGCCCGCGTGCGTGCGGACGGCCGCAACGAGGATCGCACCACGGGCAACATGGTGTGGGGCGAGTTTGTCCACTTCACAGCTAGGCCTGTAAACGGCATTCCCGATCCGCACCTGCACGCGCACTGCTTCGTCTTCAACGCCACCTGGGACCATGATGAATCGCGGTGGAAGGCCGGCCAGTTCGCAGGCCTCAAGCGCGACGCCCCGTATTTCGAGGCGGTGTTCCACTCACGTCTGGCACGGCGGCTCCAGGAACTGGGGCTGCCGACGGTGCGCACCCGCTCCGGCTGGGAGATCGCTGGCATTCCTGACACGGCCATTCAGCGGTTCTCGCGGCGCACGGCTCTCATCGAGGACGCCGCACGCGAGGCAGGCGTCACCGACCCGGAAGCCAAGGGTGAACTCGGGGCAAAGACCCGTGAGCGCAAGGCCAGGAACCTGACGCTTGATGAACTGCGCAGGGAATGGCGAGATCGACTGGAACCTGCGGAAGCGGCTGCCCTTGCTCTAAGGGCCGGTCACATTGGTGAAGAGAGCTATCCCGAGCAGCCTGCCGCCGCCCGTGAAGCGGCCGACCAAGCCATCGGCCACTGCTTTGAGCGAAGCGCGGTGGTGCCGGAACGCCGCCTCCTGGCCGACGCCATGAAGCGCGCCGTAGGGATAGCTTCACCGGAAACCGTTACGCAGGCGGTGGCGAAACGCGGGCTCATCATCGCCGAGCGCGACGGGCGCCGCCTCGCCACGACGCGCGAGGTGCTCGCCGAAGAATCGCGGATGCTTGCCTTCGCACGCAACGGACGCGGCACCTGCCGTCCCCTCGCCCCGGAGCATGCCATCCATCGTGAATGGCTCAATGACGCCCAGCGGAAAGCCGTCCGCCATGTCCTGGAATCCCGCGATCGCGTCATCCTCGTTCGCGGAGCGGCCGGGACGGGTAAGACCAGCATGATGCAGGAAGCAGCGGAGGGAATCGAATCTACTGGCACGAGGGTGTTCACCTTCGCACCCTCGGCCGATGCCAGCCGGGGTGTGCTGCGCCAGGAGGGTTTCGATGGCGCGGATACCGTATCACGCCTGCTCGTGGATGAGCGGCTCCAGGCGGAGATTCGGGGGCAGGTCATCTGGATCGACGAAGCCGGACTGCTGTCGTCCCGGATGATGGCGAAAGTCTTCGACCTCGCGGGCAAGCTCGATGTACGGGTCGTGCTCTCCGGTGACCGTCGCCAGCACGGTTCTGTCGAGCGCGGCGCGGCCCTGCGACTGCTGGAAGAGGAAGCGGGCATCAGGCCAGCCGAACTCCGTGACATTCAGCGGCAGCGCGGCGACTACAAGGCGGCGGTCGCGGCTCTCGGGGACGGCAGGACCGATGAAGGATTCCGCCGCCTGGACCAGCTTGGCTGGATACGCGAGGTCGGCGATACGGACCGCTACCGGGTGCTGGCCGAGGACTACGCGGCCATCGTGAAGCAGGGCAAAACAGCGCTGGTCGTCTCGCCCACGCATCTCGAAGGCGAGTGGATCACCGGTGAGATCCGTGAACGACTCCGCCATGCCGGAACACTGCGGGGGGGCGATCGCAGCTTCACTGTGCTGGAGAGTACGAACCTCACCGAGGCGGATCGCCGGGACGAACTCAACTACTCGCCCGGAGGTGTGCTGGTGTTCCACCAGAACACCAAAGGCCATCGCAAGGGGGATCGGGTTGCGGTCGGTGACGCCCCTCTCCCCCTGGACCAGGCCGCCCGCTTCCAGCTCTTCCGAACCGGCGAGCTGTCCCTTACCGCTGGCGACCGCATCCGCATCACGCGCAACGGCACGACATTGGACGGGAAGCACCGGCTCAACAACGGGGCCATCTACGAGATCAAGCGATTCGATGCAAAGGGCAACATCGTGCTCGCCAATAACTGGGTGGTATCCCGTGAATACGGCCACCTGGCGCATGGCTACTGCACGACCTCGCACGCTTCGCAGGGTAAGACCGTGGACCGGGTGCTCATCGGGCAATCGTCGGACTCGCTGCCCGCGTCGTCACGCGAGCAGTTCTATGTGTCGGTGTCGCGCGGCCGCGAACAGGCGACGATTTACACCGACGATCGCGAAGCTCTTCTTGCCGCCGTGGACCGTTCGGATGATCGCATGACGGCGACGGAACTCGTCGCGGGCCGTTTGCGCCGGGAACCATACCGATCCCCTGAAACAGCGCCGCATAGGCCCGCAGGCCGGGAGGAGATGAGCCATGAGCGATGA
- a CDS encoding site-specific DNA-methyltransferase: MMARLVPELVRITGDGPCFMWQSPLTIGSWHRYFPTGFRVIAACKEYPQRGRQRCLSWDPVIFWSGRSLLKDELPRDWHVADLRPWKGYRGENPVPCPRPLEQVRYFCDSIRADSILDPFMGSGTTGVAALLAGKRFVGIERDPVYFEYACKRIAEACSTQR; encoded by the coding sequence ATGATGGCGCGGCTTGTCCCGGAACTGGTCCGCATCACGGGTGACGGGCCGTGCTTCATGTGGCAGAGCCCGTTGACCATCGGCTCCTGGCACCGCTACTTCCCGACCGGCTTCCGCGTCATCGCCGCGTGCAAGGAGTACCCGCAGCGCGGCAGGCAACGATGCCTGAGCTGGGACCCGGTCATCTTCTGGAGCGGCAGGTCACTGCTCAAGGACGAACTGCCCCGCGACTGGCATGTCGCCGATCTTCGCCCGTGGAAGGGCTATCGCGGCGAGAACCCCGTGCCGTGCCCGAGGCCCTTGGAGCAGGTGCGGTACTTCTGCGACTCCATCCGTGCCGACTCGATCCTGGACCCGTTCATGGGCAGCGGGACCACCGGCGTTGCCGCATTGCTCGCGGGCAAGCGGTTCGTCGGCATCGAGCGTGACCCGGTCTACTTCGAGTACGCGTGCAAGCGGATTGCCGAAGCCTGCTCGACGCAGCGATAG
- a CDS encoding Fic family protein: MKWNWQQPDWPRFTWAESRLEKAEERFLLTGGQFIGTVRHLAEEDRDLLTVEAMSDEAVTTSRIEGEILDRDSVQSSIRRQLGLAGDRRSVKPAEQGIGEMMVDLFRHFADPLEDATLFAWHRMVTHGRTDLRDIGSYRTHAEPMQVVSGRIYEPSVHFEAPPSQSVPKEMAGFIDWFNRTAPAGSEPLPALTRAGIAHLYFECIHPFEDGNGRIGRGIAEKVLAQGLGQPTLTALAATILVRRKAYYEALEAANKRNEITLWLGWFAGICLEAQQRTIAHVEFLIDKTKLLDRLRGKINERQEAALVRMFREGPSGFKGGLSAGNYISVAKASPATATRDLAELVDMGALTRTGELRHTRYHLAIPLRPVPMITLNAEGDIIASKPG; this comes from the coding sequence ATGAAATGGAACTGGCAGCAACCCGATTGGCCCCGGTTTACCTGGGCTGAATCCCGGCTGGAGAAGGCCGAGGAACGGTTTCTGCTGACCGGCGGCCAGTTTATCGGCACCGTTCGGCATCTGGCCGAGGAAGACAGGGACCTGCTGACCGTCGAGGCTATGAGCGACGAAGCGGTCACCACCTCGCGCATTGAGGGCGAGATCCTCGACCGCGACAGCGTCCAGTCCTCGATCCGCCGCCAGCTCGGCCTCGCCGGTGACCGGCGGAGCGTGAAGCCTGCCGAGCAGGGCATCGGCGAGATGATGGTCGACCTCTTCCGTCACTTCGCCGATCCGCTGGAGGATGCCACGCTCTTCGCCTGGCACCGCATGGTGACGCACGGCCGGACCGACCTGCGAGATATCGGTTCCTACCGCACGCACGCCGAGCCGATGCAGGTCGTCTCGGGGCGGATCTACGAACCCAGCGTTCACTTTGAAGCACCGCCTTCCCAGAGCGTGCCCAAAGAGATGGCCGGCTTCATCGACTGGTTCAACCGCACCGCGCCCGCCGGGAGCGAGCCGCTGCCCGCGCTCACAAGGGCTGGGATCGCCCATCTGTATTTCGAGTGCATCCATCCCTTCGAGGATGGCAACGGCCGTATCGGTCGTGGCATCGCGGAGAAGGTGCTGGCGCAGGGGCTCGGCCAGCCGACGCTGACCGCGCTGGCCGCGACCATCCTTGTGCGGCGCAAGGCGTACTACGAGGCGCTCGAAGCGGCAAACAAGCGTAACGAGATCACACTGTGGCTCGGGTGGTTTGCGGGCATCTGTCTGGAAGCCCAGCAGCGCACCATTGCGCATGTCGAGTTCCTCATCGACAAGACGAAGCTGCTTGATCGACTGCGCGGCAAGATCAACGAGCGTCAGGAGGCGGCCTTGGTGCGGATGTTTCGTGAAGGACCGTCCGGATTCAAGGGTGGACTCAGCGCCGGAAACTACATCAGCGTCGCGAAGGCGTCACCAGCGACCGCGACACGCGATCTGGCGGAGCTGGTTGACATGGGCGCACTCACCCGCACCGGCGAACTGAGGCACACGCGATACCATCTGGCTATTCCCCTCAGACCGGTGCCGATGATCACGCTCAACGCCGAGGGTGACATCATCGCATCGAAGCCGGGATGA